A part of Halomarina litorea genomic DNA contains:
- a CDS encoding xanthine dehydrogenase family protein molybdopterin-binding subunit — MSKHDEPTPNEGTADASAVEEAHPMEWEEAPNNRKEPDERRTVSHREEKDDARKIVTGEAKYAADYAREFPDLAEAKVVRSDIAHGVVTDIDTSAAEEMDGVYAVITPDSPEVPDKPYTSAGQSYPEPSPWDLRVLRRKVRFVGDPIAAIAAEDAATASKAARKLDVTYEEYDAVFDTAEAMESGAPQIHDEADVENVQPGADYERNIEAQATGEIGDVDAAFAEAADREDLTVTETEWETPYQSHCVPEPHTTIAHRDEDNRLHLISSTQVPYHTRRQLAHLFDLPIRDVRVSKPRIGAGFGSKQGMILEPITVALSEAADRPVMIETTRREQFHAVRNRRPARVTLRSVATEDGDLKALDMEAVTNSGAYGPHGMTVAISIGKKPLPLYTHTPNIRFGMTAVHTNLPIAGAIRGYGAPQGHLAVEGHMDEVARDLDIDPLELRARNVVKEGDFEVASGILKDKEYGRRIRSCGLDECIAEGRAAIGWDDVEQPDEDHLHRACGVALTIQGSGVAGDELGAAHIKMNEDGSFILQTGAVDIGPGADTVMAQIAAEVLGVPPEDVLVQPSDTDISPFDHGAYASSTTYITGQAVKKAAEDAREMLFEFASRMLGEPESAFTIDEESVVSGETGESVSLEDIGYESMYGDEVRAHVMGEASHCTDESPPPFGAQFVDVTVNEETGEFEINDMVYAVDCGTALNPALVEGQVEGAMHMSYELATGDGVTFDADGRPEVMGFRDYDMPTTADQPPMESIIVETHEPTGPFGAKSVAEIPVNGVPPALSNAIRRAVGVRIGDMPITPEKVKAALDER; from the coding sequence ATGAGCAAGCACGACGAGCCGACCCCGAACGAGGGGACCGCCGACGCGTCGGCGGTCGAGGAGGCCCACCCGATGGAGTGGGAGGAGGCGCCGAACAACCGGAAGGAACCGGACGAGCGCCGGACGGTCTCGCACCGCGAGGAGAAAGACGACGCGCGGAAGATCGTCACCGGGGAGGCGAAGTACGCGGCCGACTACGCCCGGGAGTTCCCGGACCTCGCCGAGGCGAAGGTCGTCCGCTCGGACATCGCACACGGCGTCGTCACGGACATCGACACGAGCGCGGCCGAGGAGATGGACGGCGTCTACGCCGTCATCACGCCGGATTCCCCCGAGGTGCCGGACAAACCCTACACGTCCGCCGGCCAGTCGTACCCGGAGCCCTCCCCGTGGGACCTCCGGGTCCTCCGACGAAAGGTGCGTTTCGTCGGCGACCCCATCGCCGCCATCGCCGCCGAGGACGCGGCCACCGCGAGCAAGGCCGCGCGCAAACTCGACGTCACCTACGAGGAGTACGACGCCGTCTTCGACACCGCGGAGGCGATGGAATCCGGCGCGCCCCAGATTCACGACGAGGCCGACGTAGAGAACGTCCAGCCCGGGGCGGACTACGAGCGGAACATCGAGGCGCAGGCGACGGGTGAGATCGGAGACGTGGACGCCGCATTCGCGGAGGCGGCGGACCGCGAGGACCTGACCGTGACCGAGACGGAGTGGGAGACCCCCTACCAGTCCCACTGCGTCCCCGAACCGCACACGACCATCGCCCACCGCGACGAGGACAACCGTCTCCACCTCATCTCCAGTACGCAGGTCCCCTACCACACGCGGCGGCAACTCGCCCACCTCTTCGACCTGCCCATCCGCGACGTCCGCGTCTCGAAGCCGCGAATCGGCGCCGGCTTCGGGTCGAAACAGGGGATGATCCTCGAACCCATCACGGTGGCGCTCTCCGAGGCCGCCGACCGACCGGTGATGATCGAGACGACGCGCCGCGAGCAGTTCCACGCCGTGCGAAACCGCCGGCCCGCCCGCGTCACGCTCCGGAGCGTCGCGACCGAGGACGGCGACCTGAAGGCGCTGGATATGGAGGCCGTCACGAACTCGGGCGCGTACGGCCCCCACGGGATGACCGTCGCCATCTCCATCGGGAAGAAACCGCTGCCGCTCTACACGCACACGCCGAACATCCGCTTCGGGATGACCGCCGTCCACACCAACCTCCCCATCGCGGGTGCCATCCGCGGCTACGGCGCGCCACAGGGCCACCTCGCCGTCGAGGGGCACATGGACGAGGTTGCCCGCGACCTCGACATCGACCCCCTCGAACTCCGCGCGCGGAACGTAGTGAAAGAGGGCGACTTCGAGGTGGCCTCCGGCATCCTGAAGGACAAGGAGTACGGCCGGCGCATCCGGTCGTGCGGTCTCGACGAGTGCATCGCCGAGGGCCGGGCGGCCATCGGCTGGGACGACGTCGAACAGCCGGACGAGGACCACCTCCACCGTGCCTGTGGCGTCGCGCTCACGATTCAGGGGAGCGGCGTCGCCGGCGACGAACTCGGCGCGGCCCACATCAAGATGAACGAGGACGGCTCGTTCATCCTCCAGACCGGCGCGGTCGACATCGGGCCCGGGGCCGACACCGTGATGGCCCAGATAGCGGCCGAGGTGCTCGGCGTGCCCCCGGAGGACGTGCTGGTCCAACCCTCGGACACCGACATCTCCCCGTTCGACCACGGCGCGTACGCCTCCTCGACGACCTACATCACCGGACAGGCCGTCAAGAAGGCCGCCGAGGACGCCCGCGAGATGCTCTTCGAGTTCGCGTCGCGGATGCTCGGCGAACCCGAATCCGCGTTCACTATCGACGAGGAGTCGGTCGTCTCGGGGGAGACCGGCGAGTCGGTCTCGCTGGAGGACATCGGATACGAGTCCATGTACGGCGACGAGGTGCGCGCCCACGTGATGGGCGAGGCGAGCCACTGCACGGACGAGTCGCCGCCCCCCTTCGGCGCGCAGTTCGTCGACGTGACCGTCAACGAGGAGACCGGCGAGTTCGAGATCAACGACATGGTGTACGCCGTCGACTGCGGCACCGCGCTCAACCCCGCCCTCGTGGAGGGGCAAGTAGAGGGCGCGATGCACATGAGCTACGAACTGGCGACCGGCGACGGCGTCACCTTCGACGCGGACGGACGGCCGGAGGTGATGGGCTTTCGCGACTACGACATGCCCACCACGGCCGACCAGCCCCCGATGGAGTCCATCATCGTCGAGACGCACGAACCGACCGGACCCTTCGGCGCGAAGTCCGTCGCCGAGATTCCCGTCAACGGCGTCCCGCCCGCGCTGAGCAACGCCATCCGGCGCGCCGTCGGCGTCCGAATCGGCGACATGCCCATCACGCCGGAGAAGGTCAAAGCCGCACTCGACGAGCGCTGA
- the ade gene encoding adenine deaminase — protein sequence MSDTVDTLVRGTLVNVSTGTLEDGAVAVDDGEIVALEERPADRVLDAGYVTPGLVDAHMHVESSMVTLPEYGSAVLPRGVTSVVHDPHELANVLGEDGVRAVVEDAANTPLKARFTVPSSVPASGLQDAGATLDAAAVSDLLDLDPVVALGEVMDVPGLVAGDGEVHAKVAAARERGLTVDGHMAGVDGAALHQAARYLDTDHESITLDEARQRARLGIRVFLREGSSSRNLADLLPLVDEVDTRRLSLCTDDTEVTDVVDRGGVDFAVRKAMAEGADPVDVVQMATLNTAECYDLPFGRLEPGTPADLVLLDDLESWDVAHVLVDGELDPAAGNSTGTTNLPTDTVQFDPVSGRDLAVTAADDTGETATVRVIDAVGGLQTDRMRATVPVKSGVLVPPDDEDVRSLAVIERHGGDGGIGRGFVHGLGLSRGAVGSTVAHDAHNCVVVGADCESMARVANHLRDIGGGIAAFDPAANETVSLPLPVAGLMSDEPIEVVYERYEAVEAFVTDLGLVDDGLMELSFLALEVIPTYRLTNNGLADVEAGEHVDVICS from the coding sequence ATGAGTGACACGGTCGACACGCTCGTTCGCGGGACGCTGGTGAACGTCAGCACGGGGACGCTCGAAGACGGCGCGGTCGCTGTCGACGACGGCGAGATCGTCGCCCTGGAGGAGCGTCCGGCCGACCGCGTCCTCGACGCGGGCTACGTCACGCCCGGACTCGTCGACGCCCACATGCACGTCGAGTCGAGCATGGTGACGCTGCCGGAGTACGGGAGCGCAGTCCTGCCTCGCGGCGTGACCAGCGTCGTCCACGACCCGCACGAACTCGCGAACGTCCTCGGGGAGGACGGCGTCCGCGCCGTCGTCGAGGACGCGGCGAACACACCCCTGAAGGCACGCTTCACCGTCCCCTCGAGCGTCCCGGCCTCCGGGCTTCAGGACGCCGGGGCGACGCTCGACGCGGCGGCCGTATCGGACCTGCTCGACCTCGACCCGGTCGTCGCGCTCGGCGAGGTGATGGACGTCCCGGGGCTGGTCGCTGGCGACGGCGAGGTCCACGCGAAGGTGGCGGCCGCCCGCGAGCGCGGCCTCACCGTCGACGGGCACATGGCGGGCGTCGACGGGGCGGCCCTCCACCAGGCCGCCCGGTATCTCGACACCGACCACGAGAGCATCACGCTCGACGAGGCGCGACAGCGAGCGCGCCTCGGCATCCGGGTCTTCCTGCGCGAGGGGTCGTCGAGTCGGAACCTCGCCGACCTCCTCCCGCTGGTCGACGAGGTCGACACTCGGCGGCTCTCGCTGTGTACTGACGACACGGAGGTGACCGACGTCGTCGACCGCGGGGGCGTCGACTTCGCGGTCCGCAAAGCGATGGCGGAGGGCGCAGACCCCGTCGACGTCGTCCAGATGGCGACGCTCAACACGGCCGAGTGCTACGACCTCCCGTTCGGCCGCCTCGAACCCGGCACGCCGGCCGACCTGGTGTTGCTCGACGACCTGGAGTCGTGGGACGTCGCCCACGTGCTGGTCGACGGCGAACTGGACCCCGCGGCCGGGAACTCGACCGGGACCACGAACCTGCCGACGGACACCGTCCAGTTCGACCCGGTCTCGGGGAGGGACCTCGCCGTCACGGCGGCGGACGACACCGGGGAGACGGCCACCGTCCGCGTCATCGACGCCGTCGGGGGGCTACAGACCGACCGAATGCGGGCGACCGTTCCGGTCAAATCGGGGGTCCTGGTCCCGCCCGACGACGAGGACGTCCGCTCGCTGGCCGTCATCGAGCGACACGGCGGTGACGGGGGCATCGGGCGGGGGTTCGTCCACGGCCTCGGCCTGTCCCGCGGGGCCGTCGGCTCCACCGTCGCCCACGACGCGCACAACTGCGTGGTCGTCGGTGCGGATTGCGAGTCCATGGCCCGCGTCGCCAACCACCTCCGCGACATCGGCGGCGGTATCGCCGCGTTCGACCCGGCGGCCAACGAGACGGTGTCGCTCCCGCTCCCGGTGGCGGGACTGATGTCCGACGAACCCATCGAGGTGGTCTACGAGCGCTACGAGGCCGTCGAGGCGTTCGTGACCGACCTCGGCCTGGTCGACGACGGACTGATGGAACTGTCGTTTCTCGCCCTCGAGGTCATCCCGACGTACCGACTGACGAACAACGGGTTGGCCGACGTCGAGGCGGGCGAACACGTCGACGTCATCTGCTCCTGA
- a CDS encoding XdhC family protein encodes MDGDTTHPWTVTASDLRGEMRRELARDADAVLVTVADVEGAAYRRPGAKMLVDGDGTPVGAVTAGCLEDAVTASSMEVLDADEPRLVTFDLLEDDDSWGLGLGCNGVLDVLLEPLDASWGEPLDELDAGRAVTVLTVVESTDSDVPVGARSYTAGSSQIRGVAERAAVPDSVVESAASAVSEIHGRDRTTTVDVETDRGSVAVLVDGLVPVSTLLLVGSQPDVHPVARAASNAGFEVVVHSPRGARGPEDFPHADRVETGHPSTVDASAEVPEHTYAVVMTHNLVDDRIAVETLLRETSVPYVGLMGPRDRFERLREDSDVVAGTDPGRIATPVGLDLGGGAPTEIALSIVSEALAVSNGREGTRLRDEEGSIHARVEPEQ; translated from the coding sequence ATGGACGGAGACACCACCCACCCGTGGACCGTCACGGCGAGCGACCTCCGGGGTGAGATGCGACGCGAACTGGCGCGCGACGCTGACGCGGTCCTCGTGACCGTCGCGGACGTCGAGGGGGCCGCGTACCGCCGTCCCGGCGCGAAGATGCTCGTCGACGGCGACGGAACGCCGGTCGGCGCGGTCACCGCAGGCTGTCTCGAGGACGCGGTCACGGCGTCGTCGATGGAGGTCCTCGACGCCGACGAACCCCGACTGGTGACGTTCGACCTGCTGGAAGACGACGACAGCTGGGGACTCGGCCTCGGATGCAACGGCGTCCTCGACGTCCTGCTCGAACCGCTCGACGCCAGTTGGGGCGAGCCCCTCGACGAACTCGACGCTGGGAGGGCGGTGACCGTGCTGACCGTCGTCGAATCGACCGACTCCGACGTCCCCGTCGGTGCGCGCTCCTACACGGCCGGGAGCAGTCAGATTCGAGGCGTGGCCGAGCGCGCCGCCGTCCCGGATAGCGTCGTCGAGTCCGCGGCGTCGGCCGTCTCCGAGATACACGGCCGGGATCGAACGACGACGGTCGACGTCGAGACAGACCGCGGGTCGGTCGCGGTGCTCGTCGACGGACTGGTGCCCGTCTCGACGCTGCTACTGGTCGGTAGCCAGCCGGACGTCCACCCCGTCGCGCGCGCGGCGTCGAACGCCGGCTTCGAGGTGGTGGTCCACTCGCCCCGCGGGGCGAGAGGTCCCGAGGACTTCCCGCACGCGGACAGAGTCGAGACGGGGCACCCCTCGACCGTCGACGCGAGCGCCGAGGTCCCCGAACACACGTACGCGGTCGTCATGACGCACAACCTCGTCGACGACCGAATCGCCGTCGAGACGCTCCTGCGCGAGACGAGCGTCCCGTACGTCGGGTTGATGGGACCGCGCGACCGATTCGAGCGACTCCGGGAGGACAGCGACGTCGTCGCGGGCACGGACCCCGGCCGAATCGCGACGCCGGTCGGCCTCGACCTCGGCGGCGGTGCCCCGACGGAGATCGCCCTCAGTATCGTCAGCGAGGCCCTGGCGGTGAGCAACGGCCGCGAGGGGACCCGGTTGAGAGACGAAGAGGGATCGATCCACGCGCGAGTCGAGCCCGAGCAGTGA
- a CDS encoding NCS2 family permease, with the protein MASDSNAGSRVASFFEFDRHGTDARTEVVAGITTFLTMSYIIVVNPAILSEAISIQGYSEGETFQMLAIATILAAAIGSVVMALYANRPFGLAPGMGLNAYFAFTVVISLGIPWQTALAAVFVEGVIFMAMSSVGARRYIIEFFPEPVKFAVGAGIGLFLLLLGLIETNIAVADEATLVSLGNVASDPVALLALAGLAFTIVLYAKGVTGSIIIGILATAAAGWGLTLAGVVGGGVLTPGGLPPVQYDITPLVGAFVGGFGTIEPIPFVIVVFTFFFVDFFDTAGTLIGVSQFGNFLDEDGNLPEMEKPLMADAVATTCGAMVGTTTVTTYVESSTGVEEGGRTGLTALVVAVLFLASLVAVPVVAAIPTYASYLGLILVGLIMLQGVTDLKWQRSEWLIPGGLTIVMMPLTASIANGIAAGIISYPLVKSAQGDYDEVHALQWALAGSFALYFYVTAGGVMS; encoded by the coding sequence ATGGCAAGCGATAGCAATGCAGGGTCGCGCGTAGCGTCGTTCTTCGAGTTCGACCGGCACGGGACGGACGCCAGGACCGAGGTGGTCGCGGGTATCACGACGTTCCTCACCATGTCGTACATCATCGTGGTGAACCCGGCCATCCTGTCGGAGGCCATCTCCATCCAGGGCTACTCCGAGGGAGAGACGTTCCAGATGCTCGCCATCGCGACGATTCTGGCCGCCGCTATCGGGTCGGTCGTGATGGCGCTGTACGCGAACCGGCCGTTCGGACTCGCCCCCGGGATGGGCCTGAACGCGTACTTCGCGTTCACCGTGGTCATCTCGCTGGGGATACCGTGGCAGACCGCGCTCGCGGCCGTCTTCGTCGAGGGCGTCATCTTCATGGCGATGTCCAGCGTCGGCGCGAGGCGGTACATCATCGAGTTCTTCCCGGAACCCGTGAAGTTCGCCGTCGGGGCCGGTATCGGCCTGTTCCTCCTGTTGCTCGGCCTCATCGAGACCAACATCGCCGTCGCGGACGAGGCGACGCTGGTCTCGCTCGGGAACGTCGCGTCGGACCCGGTCGCGTTGCTGGCGCTCGCCGGACTCGCCTTCACCATCGTCCTCTACGCCAAGGGGGTCACCGGCTCCATCATCATCGGTATCCTCGCGACTGCGGCCGCCGGGTGGGGACTGACGCTCGCCGGCGTCGTGGGCGGCGGCGTCCTCACGCCCGGTGGCCTCCCACCCGTCCAGTACGACATCACGCCACTGGTAGGGGCGTTCGTCGGCGGCTTCGGGACCATCGAACCCATCCCGTTCGTCATCGTCGTGTTCACGTTCTTCTTCGTCGATTTCTTCGACACCGCCGGCACGCTCATCGGCGTCTCGCAGTTCGGGAACTTCCTCGACGAGGACGGCAACCTCCCCGAGATGGAGAAGCCGCTGATGGCCGACGCCGTCGCGACCACCTGCGGGGCGATGGTCGGGACGACCACCGTGACCACCTACGTCGAGAGTTCGACCGGAGTCGAGGAGGGCGGCCGGACCGGGCTGACCGCGCTCGTCGTCGCCGTGCTGTTCCTGGCGTCGCTCGTCGCCGTCCCCGTCGTGGCCGCGATACCGACGTACGCCTCCTACCTCGGACTCATTCTCGTCGGCCTCATCATGCTCCAGGGCGTCACCGACCTGAAGTGGCAGCGCTCCGAGTGGCTCATCCCCGGGGGACTGACCATCGTCATGATGCCGCTGACGGCCTCCATCGCCAACGGCATCGCCGCGGGCATCATCAGCTACCCCCTTGTCAAGTCGGCGCAGGGCGACTACGACGAGGTCCACGCGCTCCAGTGGGCGCTGGCCGGTTCGTTCGCCCTCTACTTCTACGTCACCGCGGGGGGCGTGATGAGCTGA
- a CDS encoding 5'-deoxyadenosine deaminase, whose protein sequence is MLLTGIVVVDAETVIDDGAVVTEGSRIERVGERSEVAPRYPDHEHQSYDVLMPGLVGGHVHSVQSLGRGIADNTELLDWLFDYILPMEASLSAEEMRVAAELGYLEMIESGTTTCIDHLSVAHAEEAFEAAGEMGIRGVLGKVMMDRRSPDALLEDTQEAIDASERLIREYHGSFDDRIRYAVTPRFAVSCTEECLRGARELADAYDGVRIHTHANENRSEIETVQDDTGMRNVHWLDEVGLTGEDVVLAHCVWTDESEREVLAETGTHVTHCPSSNMKLASGIAPVWDYLDRGINVALGNDGPPCNNTLDPFTEMRQASLLQKVDRLDPTTAPSASIFEMATVNGARAAGFDELGALREGWRADVVGLTTDCTRATPLHDVLSHLVFAAHGDDVRFTMVDGTVLQEDGEVTAIDAEAVRRRASEVGLDLDLEEERRSARRQKP, encoded by the coding sequence ATGTTGCTAACCGGGATCGTCGTCGTAGACGCTGAGACGGTCATCGACGACGGGGCGGTCGTCACCGAGGGGTCTCGCATCGAGCGGGTGGGCGAGCGGTCCGAGGTCGCGCCGCGGTATCCCGACCACGAACACCAGTCGTACGACGTCCTGATGCCGGGCCTCGTCGGCGGGCACGTCCACTCCGTCCAGAGCCTCGGCCGCGGCATCGCCGACAACACCGAACTGCTGGACTGGCTGTTCGACTACATCCTCCCGATGGAGGCCTCCCTGTCGGCCGAGGAGATGCGGGTCGCGGCGGAACTGGGGTACCTGGAGATGATAGAGAGCGGGACGACGACGTGCATCGACCACCTCTCGGTCGCCCACGCCGAGGAGGCCTTCGAGGCGGCGGGCGAGATGGGCATCCGGGGCGTCCTCGGCAAGGTGATGATGGACCGTCGCTCGCCCGACGCCCTCCTCGAGGACACGCAGGAGGCCATAGACGCGTCCGAGCGGCTCATCCGGGAGTACCACGGGTCGTTCGACGACCGCATCCGGTACGCGGTGACGCCGCGCTTCGCCGTCTCCTGCACCGAGGAGTGTCTCCGCGGCGCGCGCGAACTGGCCGACGCGTACGACGGCGTCCGCATCCACACGCACGCCAACGAGAACCGAAGCGAGATCGAAACGGTGCAGGACGACACCGGGATGCGCAACGTCCACTGGCTCGACGAGGTCGGTCTCACGGGCGAGGACGTGGTGCTGGCACACTGCGTGTGGACCGACGAGAGCGAGCGGGAGGTCCTCGCCGAGACGGGGACGCACGTCACGCACTGTCCGTCCTCGAACATGAAACTCGCGAGCGGCATCGCCCCGGTCTGGGACTACCTCGACCGGGGAATCAACGTCGCCCTCGGCAACGACGGCCCCCCGTGCAACAACACGCTCGACCCGTTCACCGAGATGCGCCAGGCCAGCCTCCTCCAGAAGGTCGACCGACTGGACCCGACGACGGCACCGTCCGCCAGCATCTTCGAGATGGCGACGGTCAACGGGGCGAGGGCCGCAGGGTTCGACGAACTCGGCGCGCTCCGGGAGGGCTGGCGCGCCGACGTCGTAGGCCTCACGACAGACTGCACGCGCGCGACCCCCCTCCACGACGTGCTCTCACACCTCGTGTTCGCCGCGCACGGCGACGACGTGCGCTTCACGATGGTCGACGGCACCGTTCTACAGGAAGACGGTGAGGTGACCGCCATCGACGCCGAGGCGGTCCGGCGCCGCGCGTCGGAGGTGGGCCTCGATCTGGACCTCGAAGAGGAGCGGCGGTCCGCCCGGCGGCAGAAACCCTGA
- a CDS encoding uracil-xanthine permease family protein, with the protein MSDNTEDGIDLAYGLEEKPPLSKSLLLALQHVSVMIVPSTAVAFIVAGAVGLDAASTTFLVQMVILFAGVATVVQAYTVGPVGAKLPIVMGTSFAFVGAMSSIGASSGLDVVFGSIVVAATVVPFLLGWQFKRLRSFFPPLVTGLIVVIIGLYLIPVGIQYAAGGVGAENFGSVQNLGLAGLVLLIAVLFNLLLRGVWRMLSIIIGIVVGYVAAIAMGVVDFGPVASAAWIAVPTPGRFGFSIEVVPLVTFAFLFLVSGMETIGDMSGITAAEGRNPTEEEFRGGIFADGFISALGAVFGSFPQTSFSQNVGIINFTGVMSRHIVGIGGGILIVLGLVPKIGAVVTTIPSAVFGGAVLIMVGMVAASGMRLLFLNIEMNRRNMVIIATALSLGLGVATVPEALSGLPSAARTFFGEPVIVTGVVGLVLNTFVPGESSPLFDRTDAATPLSEPVDD; encoded by the coding sequence ATGTCTGACAACACAGAGGACGGTATCGACCTCGCGTACGGCTTGGAGGAGAAGCCGCCGCTGTCGAAATCGCTCCTGCTCGCCTTACAGCACGTATCGGTCATGATCGTCCCCTCGACCGCCGTCGCGTTCATCGTCGCGGGAGCCGTGGGACTGGACGCCGCGTCCACGACGTTCCTCGTCCAGATGGTCATCCTCTTCGCCGGGGTGGCGACCGTCGTCCAGGCGTACACCGTCGGGCCGGTCGGCGCGAAACTCCCCATCGTGATGGGGACGAGTTTCGCGTTCGTCGGCGCGATGTCCTCCATCGGCGCGAGTTCGGGCCTCGACGTGGTGTTCGGCTCCATCGTGGTCGCGGCGACCGTCGTTCCGTTCCTCCTGGGCTGGCAGTTCAAACGGCTCCGGTCGTTCTTCCCGCCGCTCGTCACGGGACTCATCGTCGTCATCATCGGCCTCTACCTCATCCCGGTCGGCATCCAGTACGCCGCGGGCGGCGTCGGCGCCGAGAACTTCGGGTCGGTACAGAACCTCGGGCTCGCGGGGCTGGTCCTGCTCATCGCCGTCCTGTTCAACCTGCTCCTGCGCGGCGTCTGGCGGATGTTGAGCATCATCATCGGCATCGTCGTCGGCTACGTCGCCGCCATCGCGATGGGCGTCGTCGACTTTGGCCCCGTCGCCAGCGCGGCGTGGATCGCAGTCCCCACACCCGGCCGGTTCGGCTTCAGCATCGAGGTGGTCCCGCTAGTGACCTTCGCGTTCCTGTTTCTGGTCTCGGGGATGGAGACCATCGGCGACATGTCGGGCATCACCGCCGCGGAGGGCCGCAACCCGACCGAGGAGGAGTTCCGCGGCGGCATCTTCGCCGACGGGTTCATCAGCGCCCTCGGGGCCGTCTTCGGGTCGTTCCCGCAGACCTCGTTCTCGCAGAACGTCGGCATCATCAACTTCACGGGCGTGATGAGCCGCCACATCGTCGGCATCGGCGGCGGAATCCTGATCGTCCTCGGCTTGGTGCCGAAGATCGGGGCGGTCGTGACGACCATCCCCTCCGCCGTCTTCGGCGGGGCCGTCCTCATCATGGTCGGGATGGTGGCCGCGAGCGGGATGCGGCTGCTGTTCTTGAACATCGAGATGAACCGGCGGAACATGGTCATCATCGCCACGGCGCTCAGCCTCGGCCTCGGCGTCGCGACGGTCCCCGAGGCCCTCTCGGGGTTGCCGAGCGCCGCACGGACGTTCTTCGGCGAACCGGTCATCGTCACCGGCGTCGTGGGGCTGGTGCTGAACACGTTCGTCCCCGGCGAGTCGAGCCCACTGTTCGACAGGACCGACGCCGCCACCCCGCTCTCCGAACCGGTCGACGACTGA
- a CDS encoding (2Fe-2S)-binding protein, with product MEIDLTLNEDDVTFEAARSDTLLDVLRDNGYTGAKRGCDTGDCGFCTVLVDGEPVKSCIRPSRQVEGSDVETIENLGTQDDLSPVQAAFVDNAALQCGFCIPGMIMRSKALLEENPDPDEAEIRDALSENLCRCTGYEKIIDAVRDASTRLDGEAVAADGGCPPADGAPGCGCREEGFDG from the coding sequence ATGGAAATCGATCTCACGCTGAACGAAGACGACGTAACATTCGAGGCCGCCCGCTCAGACACGCTACTCGACGTCCTGCGGGACAACGGGTACACGGGTGCGAAACGCGGGTGTGACACCGGTGACTGCGGGTTCTGTACGGTACTCGTCGACGGCGAGCCGGTCAAGTCCTGTATCCGCCCGAGCCGGCAGGTCGAGGGAAGCGACGTCGAGACCATCGAGAACCTCGGGACGCAGGACGACCTCAGCCCGGTCCAGGCGGCGTTCGTCGACAACGCCGCGCTCCAGTGTGGCTTCTGCATCCCGGGGATGATCATGCGCTCGAAGGCGCTTCTGGAGGAGAACCCGGACCCCGACGAGGCGGAGATTCGCGACGCGCTCTCGGAGAACCTCTGTCGGTGCACGGGCTACGAGAAGATCATCGACGCAGTCCGGGACGCCTCGACCCGGTTGGACGGGGAGGCGGTGGCGGCCGACGGGGGCTGTCCGCCCGCCGACGGTGCGCCGGGCTGTGGCTGCCGCGAGGAGGGGTTCGACGGATGA